A genomic stretch from Helianthus annuus cultivar XRQ/B chromosome 1, HanXRQr2.0-SUNRISE, whole genome shotgun sequence includes:
- the LOC110883336 gene encoding indole-3-pyruvate monooxygenase YUCCA6 — protein sequence MDNLKEIQGKMAHDPHYVFSYCKPRRQVWVPGPVIVGAGPSGLAAAACLKEQGVPSVVIERSNCIASLWQLKTYDRLRLHLPKRFCELPLMPFPEDFPTYPDKQQFVDYLEAYAKRFGINPVFDSSVERAEYDESIGMWRVKSVGMKGEEVEYVCGWLVVATGENAEAVVPEIEGMEEFSGEVKHTSEYKSGSVYKGKKVLVVGCGNSGMEVCLDLCNHNAKPSLVVRDAVHVLPRDMLGKSTFGLSMWLLKWLPVRLVDRFLLFVSWVILGNTARFGLDRPMLGPLELKNISGKTPVLDVGALAKIKSGDIKIYPGIQQIRDHSVHFFNGKTENFDAIILATGYKSNVPSWLKEKEMFSEKDGYPRRPFPNGWKGAYGLYAVGFTKRGLLGASADAKRIAEDISKCWKVKSNHLIKTTKRSLLFQP from the exons atGGATAATTTAAAAGAAATACAAGGTAAAATGGCTCATGATCCTCATTATGTGTTTTCATATTGCAAACCAAGACGTCAAGTATGGGTTCCTGGACCGGTCATAGTTGGAGCCGGACCATCCGGGCTCGCTGCGGCCGCCTGTCTGAAAGAGCAAGGAGTCCCAAGTGTCGTTATCGAACGATCGAATTGTATAGCATCTCTTTGGCAGCTCAAAACCTATGATCGCCTCAGGTTACACCTTCCTAAAAGATTCTGTGAATTGCCACTTATGCCCTTCCCAGAGGATTTTCCGACGTACCCGGATAAACAACAGTTTGTTGATTATCTAGAGGCCTATGCGAAGCGATTTGGGATCAATCCGGTTTTTGATTCTAGTGTGGAAAGAGCTGAGTATGATGAGAGTATAGGGATGTGGAGAGTGAAGAGTGTTGGGATGAAAGGGGAGGAGGTGGAGTATGTTTGCGGGTGGTTAGTGGTGGCTACCGGAGAGAATGCGGAGGCGGTGGTGCCGGAGATTGAAGGGATGGAGGAGTTTAGTGGTGAGGTGAAGCATACATCGGAGTATAAAAGTGGAAGTGTTTATAAGGGGAAGAAAGTGTTGGTGGTGGGTTGTGGGAATTCAGGAATGGAAGTGTGTTTGGATCTTTGCAATCACAATGCTAAACCTTCACTTGTTGTTAGGGATGCT GTGCATGTCCTACCACGAGATATGTTGGGAAAATCGACTTTTGGGTTGTCCATGTGGTTACTCAAGTGGTTACCAGTGAGATTAGTTGACCGGTTTCTGTTGTTCGTGTCATGGGTAATACTTGGAAACACAGCTAGGTTTGGACTTGACCGGCCCATGTTGGGACCACTCGAGCTCAAGAACATATCTGGAAAGACACCCGTGTTAGATGTCGGGGCCCTAGCCAAGATCAAAAGTGGAGACATCAAG ATATATCCAGGCATTCAACAAATAAGGGATCACAGTGTACATTTTTTTAATGGGAAGACAGAGAATTTTGATGCAATTATTTTAGCAACAGGATACAAAAGCAATGTGCCATCTTGGCTAAAG GAGAAAGAGATGTTCTCGGAAAAAGACGGTTATCCCCGAAGACCATTTCCTAATGGTTGGAAAGGTGCATATGGGCTTTATGCCGTAGGGTTCACGAAACGTGGCTTGCTTGGTGCATCAGCGGATGCTAAGCGAATAGCAGAAGACATCAGTAAATGTTGGAAAGTAAAATCCAACCATCTCATAAAAACAACTAAACGATCATTGTTGTTTCAACCTTAG